From one Flavobacterium kingsejongi genomic stretch:
- a CDS encoding sensor histidine kinase has protein sequence MKFNRLNIIILIGLIAMIGVLVMQLVMLSQAYKFEKKEIGEKIHFALEDVVKKIYRDNNQTELPVSSSIKKISEDYYIVNVNDVFESDVLEFYLKKEFRKVRLNIDFEYAMYDCSSDEMAYGDYVSSSDKKTAKCKNCFTKNHDLVYYFAIRFPELKYNYISSLQQYWVYTGILVLVLIIYVYSILVLLRQKRYSELQKDFINNMTHEFKTPISSILIASQYASNQQEIIKNEKLNKYIQIIIEQGNKLNQHIEKILSIAKSDSDPMELELVIFNSVETIQLVRENILMKYQRPIHITIGSDHPVYEIAADEFHFTNVVYNIIDNAVKYNDSVPEITITIHETPKEVIFEFRDNGIGINASELGSIFDKFYRAATPKRNEVAGFGLGLFYVKKICNLHQWKISLKNNSDQGVTVTIRMPKNK, from the coding sequence TTGAAATTCAACCGTTTAAATATCATAATATTAATAGGGCTTATCGCGATGATCGGGGTATTGGTCATGCAATTGGTGATGTTGAGCCAGGCCTATAAATTTGAAAAAAAGGAAATAGGGGAAAAAATACACTTTGCCCTGGAAGATGTAGTAAAGAAAATATACCGCGACAATAACCAGACCGAACTCCCCGTTTCCAGCTCCATCAAAAAGATCTCAGAAGATTATTATATTGTCAATGTAAACGATGTTTTCGAATCGGATGTCCTGGAATTTTATCTCAAAAAAGAGTTTCGGAAAGTACGGCTGAACATCGACTTTGAATATGCCATGTATGATTGCTCATCGGATGAAATGGCCTATGGGGATTATGTTTCGTCTTCCGATAAAAAGACAGCAAAATGTAAAAACTGCTTTACCAAGAATCATGACCTGGTATATTATTTTGCGATTCGTTTCCCGGAACTCAAATACAATTATATCAGTTCACTACAGCAATACTGGGTCTACACAGGAATATTGGTGCTGGTCTTGATTATCTATGTCTATTCTATTTTGGTCCTGCTCCGGCAGAAACGATACTCTGAATTACAGAAGGATTTTATCAATAATATGACACATGAATTCAAAACGCCCATCTCATCAATATTGATTGCTTCCCAATATGCCAGCAACCAGCAGGAAATTATAAAAAATGAAAAACTGAATAAATACATTCAGATTATCATCGAACAGGGCAACAAACTGAATCAGCATATTGAGAAAATCCTGAGTATTGCTAAAAGCGATTCAGACCCGATGGAACTGGAACTGGTAATTTTCAATAGTGTCGAAACAATCCAACTGGTGCGGGAAAATATACTCATGAAATACCAAAGGCCAATTCACATCACTATCGGGAGTGATCATCCGGTTTATGAGATTGCTGCGGATGAGTTTCATTTTACCAATGTTGTGTATAATATCATTGACAATGCGGTAAAATACAATGATTCAGTTCCGGAAATTACGATTACAATCCATGAAACGCCTAAAGAGGTCATATTCGAATTCCGGGACAACGGTATTGGTATCAACGCTTCAGAATTGGGAAGTATCTTTGATAAATTCTACAGAGCTGCTACACCCAAGCGCAATGAAGTGGCTGGATTCGGGCTTGGATTGTTTTATGTGAAAAAAATCTGCAACTTGCATCAATGGAAAATTAGCCTGAAAAACAATTCGGATCAGGGAGTAACAGTGACCATACGAATGCCTAAAAACAAATAA
- a CDS encoding response regulator transcription factor — MSKSHIFYVEDDATLAFLTMDYLEQFYTITHYTDGLEALQHFQDGVFDLCLLDVMLPKKDGFEIASAIRERNAEIPILFLSAKALKEDRIRGLKLGADDYLVKPFSLEELSLKIEVFLKRSQKNTIEPVNRYEIGSYFFHPEDYCLTFGAERINLTERESALLKLFLDHKNDILKREKILTTLWGTDDYFMGRSLDVFISRLRKIFREEKNVRIENIPRIGFKLVIDKE; from the coding sequence ATGTCCAAAAGCCATATTTTTTATGTAGAAGATGATGCTACATTAGCGTTCCTCACCATGGACTATCTGGAACAATTTTATACCATTACACATTATACTGACGGATTAGAGGCATTGCAGCATTTCCAGGATGGCGTCTTTGATCTTTGCCTGCTGGATGTAATGCTCCCCAAAAAAGACGGTTTTGAAATTGCCAGTGCAATCCGGGAGCGGAATGCAGAAATACCGATACTTTTTCTTTCGGCCAAAGCACTCAAAGAAGACCGGATCAGGGGATTGAAGCTTGGCGCTGATGATTACCTCGTAAAGCCTTTTAGCCTGGAGGAATTAAGCTTAAAGATTGAAGTATTCCTGAAACGCAGCCAAAAAAACACGATAGAGCCAGTGAACCGATATGAAATTGGAAGTTACTTTTTTCATCCGGAAGATTACTGCCTGACCTTTGGTGCGGAACGGATCAACCTGACAGAAAGGGAATCCGCTTTGCTAAAACTATTCCTTGATCATAAAAATGATATTCTAAAAAGGGAAAAAATATTAACCACACTTTGGGGAACCGATGATTATTTTATGGGGCGTAGCCTTGATGTTTTTATTTCCAGGCTTCGGAAAATATTTCGGGAAGAGAAGAATGTACGAATTGAAAATATCCCACGTATCGGATTTAAACTCGTCATTGATAAGGAATAA
- a CDS encoding c-type cytochrome, with translation MSKNLIVLFVLLAIVSCKKETPKNTEATTEVSEDYDPIAFGREIFETKGNCASCHKPDQKVIGPSIMDIAKIYKEQNGDIVAFLKGKAEPIVDPSQYEVMKTNFAITKSMTDEQLKALEAYFYSHLKK, from the coding sequence ATGAGTAAAAATCTTATCGTTCTGTTTGTCCTGCTGGCTATAGTTTCCTGTAAAAAAGAAACACCAAAAAATACGGAAGCTACTACTGAAGTTTCAGAAGATTATGACCCGATAGCTTTCGGGCGTGAAATATTTGAAACCAAAGGGAACTGTGCTTCCTGTCATAAGCCTGATCAAAAAGTAATCGGGCCCAGTATAATGGATATTGCAAAAATCTACAAGGAACAAAATGGTGACATCGTAGCTTTCCTAAAAGGAAAAGCGGAACCGATAGTTGATCCTTCTCAGTATGAAGTTATGAAAACGAATTTTGCGATTACAAAATCCATGACCGACGAGCAGCTTAAAGCACTCGAAGCCTATTTTTATAGCCATCTCAAAAAATAG
- the hemB gene encoding porphobilinogen synthase yields the protein MFPYKRNRRLRTNESIRSLVRETSLSPTDFMLPIFVAEGKDVKIEIPSMPGIYRQSLDNTIKEVREIWDLGIKAVNIYVKVDDTLKDNTGKEAWNANGLMQQTIRAIKDAVPEMIVMPDVALDPFSIYGHDGIVENGKIINDATVDALVRMSLSHAEAGADFVAPSDMMDGRIGAIRRGLEENNFQDVGIMSYSAKYASAFYGPFRDALDSAPGFGDKKTYQMDYANRLEAIREAQLDVAEGADIVMVKPGLCYLDIVREVKNAVEVPVAVYQVSGEYAMVKAASERGWLNHDAVMLEQLYAIKRAGASIISTYFAKEAAVLLNK from the coding sequence ATGTTCCCATATAAAAGAAACCGTCGTTTAAGAACCAATGAATCCATTCGTTCATTAGTTCGTGAAACCTCATTAAGCCCAACTGATTTTATGTTGCCGATTTTTGTGGCAGAAGGAAAAGATGTCAAAATCGAAATTCCTTCCATGCCTGGTATCTATCGTCAATCTTTAGACAATACGATAAAAGAAGTCCGGGAAATTTGGGATCTGGGTATCAAAGCAGTAAACATCTATGTAAAAGTAGATGATACGCTCAAAGATAATACGGGTAAAGAAGCGTGGAATGCCAATGGCTTAATGCAACAAACGATTCGTGCAATTAAAGATGCCGTACCGGAAATGATTGTTATGCCGGATGTGGCACTCGATCCTTTTTCGATATACGGGCATGATGGTATTGTCGAAAATGGTAAGATTATCAATGATGCTACTGTCGATGCATTGGTACGAATGAGCCTTAGCCATGCTGAAGCTGGTGCTGATTTTGTCGCGCCAAGTGATATGATGGATGGCCGTATTGGTGCAATCCGTAGGGGATTGGAAGAAAATAATTTTCAGGACGTAGGTATTATGAGTTATAGTGCCAAATATGCTTCTGCATTTTATGGCCCTTTCCGTGATGCACTCGATTCTGCACCAGGATTTGGAGACAAAAAAACGTACCAGATGGATTATGCCAACCGATTGGAGGCCATCCGTGAAGCCCAACTGGATGTAGCTGAAGGAGCGGATATCGTGATGGTAAAGCCAGGATTGTGCTATCTTGACATTGTCCGTGAAGTAAAAAATGCGGTGGAAGTTCCGGTAGCGGTATACCAGGTTTCCGGTGAATATGCGATGGTGAAAGCCGCTTCTGAAAGAGGCTGGCTGAATCATGATGCCGTAATGCTGGAACAACTTTATGCCATTAAAAGAGCAGGTGCGAGTATCATCTCTACTTATTTCGCCAAAGAAGCAGCCGTATTACTTAACAAATAG
- the hemF gene encoding oxygen-dependent coproporphyrinogen oxidase, giving the protein MKDQFYNYILRLQDQIVAGLEQADGQAVFREDLWERPEGGGGRTRVIENGAVFEKGGVNISAVHGQLPESMQKLFNVGEADFFACGLSLVLHPKNAMVPTVHANWRYFEMYDQNGDVIQQWFGGGQDLTPYYLFEEDALHFHQTCKTACDKHHPEFYPKYKKQCDTYFWNAHRHESRGVGGLFFDYCKADDTFTMQDWYNFVTEVGDSFLEAYVPIVEKRKNLDYTEAQRTWQEIRRGRYVEFNLVHDKGTLFGLKTNGRIESILMSLPPRVQWVYDHHPEPGSEEEKLIRLLAEPKQWIPA; this is encoded by the coding sequence ATGAAAGATCAATTTTACAATTATATCCTACGATTACAAGATCAGATTGTCGCCGGACTGGAGCAGGCCGATGGCCAGGCTGTTTTTCGGGAGGACCTTTGGGAACGCCCTGAAGGCGGCGGTGGCAGAACACGTGTGATCGAAAACGGTGCTGTATTTGAAAAAGGCGGTGTCAATATTTCCGCTGTTCATGGCCAGCTGCCTGAAAGTATGCAGAAATTGTTCAATGTAGGAGAGGCGGATTTTTTTGCCTGCGGATTGAGCCTTGTGCTTCACCCTAAAAACGCAATGGTTCCTACTGTACATGCCAATTGGCGGTATTTTGAAATGTACGATCAAAATGGTGATGTAATCCAACAATGGTTTGGTGGCGGACAGGATCTTACCCCCTATTACCTTTTTGAAGAAGATGCGCTTCATTTTCACCAAACCTGCAAAACCGCTTGTGACAAACACCATCCTGAATTTTATCCGAAATATAAAAAACAATGTGATACCTATTTCTGGAACGCACACCGCCATGAATCCCGTGGTGTAGGAGGCTTGTTTTTTGACTATTGCAAAGCCGATGATACCTTTACCATGCAGGACTGGTATAACTTTGTCACCGAAGTAGGCGACAGCTTCCTCGAAGCCTACGTGCCTATTGTTGAAAAAAGAAAAAACCTGGACTATACCGAAGCACAACGTACCTGGCAGGAAATCCGCCGTGGCCGTTATGTTGAATTCAACCTGGTTCATGACAAAGGCACCTTATTCGGCCTCAAGACGAATGGCCGGATTGAAAGCATACTCATGAGCCTCCCGCCAAGAGTGCAGTGGGTGTATGACCATCATCCTGAACCAGGAAGTGAAGAAGAAAAATTAATCCGTTTACTCGCGGAACCAAAACAATGGATCCCAGCATAA